Proteins encoded by one window of Fibrobacter succinogenes:
- a CDS encoding type II secretion system protein — MQKACRETLGNSIPQKSKRGFGIVEVLVAAAVLGFMYMAIMNMHGGNHDSLLRIRSRDGATEVAQNLIDSLGALGLASLYDEKLEKDAEGHVKPIIIDPIVRTWEGQPGAVSNTIKVNYRAEITVSSDDEYKTKTSTRLLGSDSIEHVYAKRLDVKISWTFKNSTQSITVSGVVR; from the coding sequence ATGCAGAAGGCGTGTAGAGAAACATTAGGCAATTCCATTCCGCAAAAAAGCAAACGCGGCTTTGGCATAGTCGAGGTTTTAGTGGCAGCGGCAGTACTTGGATTTATGTACATGGCCATAATGAACATGCATGGCGGAAACCACGATTCCCTGCTCCGTATTCGCAGTCGCGATGGCGCCACCGAAGTCGCCCAAAACCTCATCGATTCGCTGGGCGCCCTTGGACTTGCAAGCCTTTATGACGAGAAGCTCGAAAAAGATGCCGAAGGCCACGTCAAACCTATAATAATCGACCCCATCGTGCGAACCTGGGAAGGCCAACCCGGAGCTGTATCTAACACTATAAAAGTGAACTACAGAGCCGAGATTACGGTATCAAGCGATGATGAATACAAAACAAAGACTTCAACAAGGCTCCTCGGTTCAGACAGCATTGAGCATGTGTACGCCAAAAGACTAGATGTCAAAATCAGCTGGACATTCAAGAATTCCACGCAATCTATAACTGTTTCGGGGGTTGTCAGATGA